In Vicinamibacteria bacterium, the sequence GCATTCACATGGCCCACAACCACGAATGCGGTCAACCCGTGGAAATTCGGCAGGCTCGCGCGCACGGACACCCCGTCCAGCTTTGACTGTGTCCAGGCAATAGGAAAGGTGACTGGTGTGTTACCAAACACGCTGAAGTCATACCCATTGAGGGTGTGCTTCCACATGTAGTCGGCGTCGATCACTAGAAACCTTCCAAAGGCTTGCTGGAACCCGGCATTGACCTGGTTGCGGTGCCCCGGCTTGATCGCCCCCAGAAGAGTCTGGGTGTTTTGGCCATTGAAAACAGCATTGATCACCGGGTCAGCGGAGCCCGAGCTGGCCAGGATCAAATTCTCGTTGTACGGGCTTGCCTGAATGCGCGAGTAGGAGGCACGGAGTACGGTATTGGTCTGCTTGATGTTGTAGGCAGCGCCCACGCGAGGCTCGAAAAGAGAGTCGTCCGTGATTCCCCGATAGAGATCGGCACGAAGTCCCAGGTTGAGGGACAAACCGCCTTTCGTAATCGTGTCTTGTACATAGAACGCAGCCTGCTTGATGTTCTTGTGTGCGTTGAAGGGAAACAGGGACCCTCCCCGCGTGAGGTCGTAGGGCAGGAGAATCGGGAGGAACCCTGGGTTCGCCTGAAGGCTCCCGGTACATTGGTTGGGGTCGGTCGGGCTTGGGTCCGAGTCGGGACTCCCATCGGCGTTCAAGCAGACCGGATTCGTGGCGGGGCTCGTGATCCCGAAGTTGAAATTCTCCGTCAAGGAGGTTTGTTGGAGCGTGAATCCTACCTTGAGGTTGTGGATTCCCTTCATGTAAGAGATGTCCGACCGCACGCCGGCGTTCGCCAGTTTTCTTTCCTGACTGATGGTCGCCGGCTGATCCGCCAAGACGTTGGCGCTCGGGGAGTAAGTGTACTGGTCCTGACGGAAAAACCCGCCCAGGGTGAAGAGCGTCGTCGCATTCACGAGACGCGTCCAGGCCGGCGAAACGTTGAACGTCTTTATGAGCGAGCTCTGATTTTGGGGTCCGACGAGGTTGCCGTTGGGGTCGGTCACCCCGTCGTTCATGCTGTCGTAGCTATTGGGGGTCTGAAACGAGGACCGTGTGTACCCGACGTTCACGCGGATCGTGTCCCCGGAGGAGATCTGATAGTCCAGCCGATCGAAGACGTTTTGCTCGCTGCCGTGGTCGTGCAGGCCCTGAAGCTCAGGGGGGTCTAGGAACCGGTCGGTGTTGAGGCCACTCACGGCGAGGAAGTTGCCCCACTTCGGACCGCCAAACGCCACGTCGAAGGACCCATTCACCGAGCCGAAGGTCCCGTACGAGGCCCTCACGGACCCCTTGGGCGGGCTCTGGCCCAGGCCGGAGCGGGTCGTCACCTTGATGATCACGCTGGTCTTGTCTCCGAACTCCGCAGGGGGAGCGCCGGAGATGACCTCGAGGGCGTCGATGGATTCGATCGGAATCTGGTTGGAGAACACCTTGCTCTGCTGATCGGTGATCGGTTGCCCGTCGACCGAGAACGAGTTGTCGGCGTGGTCCCCAAGTGCATGGAAGAGGCCGTTCGAGTCCGCGACGACTCCCGGCGTCGCGAGGGTCACGAGGGAGCTCACGGAAGAGGACTGGCTCTCCAGGGGAAGTCTGTCAAACAGCCCCCGGTCCACATCGGTGTGGAAGGTTGGATCGTTCTCTACCAGATCGCCACCATGCGCCTCAACCGTTACGTCGACGGCTAGGGCGCTAATCTGAAGACTGATTTGGACGACGACGGGAAGCCCCGACCGGACATCCA encodes:
- a CDS encoding TonB-dependent receptor, coding for MMIPFSGYRLLVTASFLIVFAATGWAQSSGSIEGAVKDPSGGAVPNARVEVSNMVSGFKRTATTRNDGGFRFTNVPFNPYHLVARAEGFAPNAQDVDVRSGLPVVVQISLQISALAVDVTVEAHGGDLVENDPTFHTDVDRGLFDRLPLESQSSSVSSLVTLATPGVVADSNGLFHALGDHADNSFSVDGQPITDQQSKVFSNQIPIESIDALEVISGAPPAEFGDKTSVIIKVTTRSGLGQSPPKGSVRASYGTFGSVNGSFDVAFGGPKWGNFLAVSGLNTDRFLDPPELQGLHDHGSEQNVFDRLDYQISSGDTIRVNVGYTRSSFQTPNSYDSMNDGVTDPNGNLVGPQNQSSLIKTFNVSPAWTRLVNATTLFTLGGFFRQDQYTYSPSANVLADQPATISQERKLANAGVRSDISYMKGIHNLKVGFTLQQTSLTENFNFGITSPATNPVCLNADGSPDSDPSPTDPNQCTGSLQANPGFLPILLPYDLTRGGSLFPFNAHKNIKQAAFYVQDTITKGGLSLNLGLRADLYRGITDDSLFEPRVGAAYNIKQTNTVLRASYSRIQASPYNENLILASSGSADPVINAVFNGQNTQTLLGAIKPGHRNQVNAGFQQAFGRFLVIDADYMWKHTLNGYDFSVFGNTPVTFPIAWTQSKLDGVSVRASLPNFHGLTAFVVVGHVNARYFPPQIGGLGATVTGGEVFRIDHDQKFQQTTHIQYQPSKDWPWIAFNWRYDSGLVASNPNLMSFQTALAFLDGDQQAAVGLFCGSQVGTLANPLTPAGCAKETNVGATRLVFAAPGTFDVDHNPTRVSPRHLFDASLGDDNLFHGDRYKVSLRLSVTNLTNKVALFNFLSTFSGTHFVAPRAFSAQLGFHF